A window from Thiomonas sp. FB-Cd encodes these proteins:
- the hrcA gene encoding heat-inducible transcriptional repressor HrcA, with translation MDERARVLLKTLIERYIADGQPIGSRTLSRASGLELSAATIRNVMADLEDLGLITSPHTSAGRVPTPRGYRLFVDTMLTVHPVTGTDDVGENFRSQLATVEPQKVIVQAAQLLSNLSHFVGVVMSPRRNAAFRHIEFLRLSEQRILVILVDAGGDVQNRIILTDQPYTQSQLTEAANYLNANYSGLSFEQVAGHLRGEVEHLRSEIVTLMQAAVAVGSQALAEQQEQVVISGQQQLLNVEDLSGNLASLRRLFDLFEQKSHLLKLLDVSARAEGVRIYIGGENDVVPFEELSVITAPYEVDGKVVGTLGVIGPTRMAYDRMIQIVDITAKLVSNALSQR, from the coding sequence ATGGACGAACGTGCGCGCGTACTGCTCAAGACACTGATCGAACGGTATATCGCCGATGGTCAACCTATCGGGTCGCGCACTTTGTCGCGGGCTTCGGGCCTTGAGCTTTCTGCGGCGACCATCCGCAACGTCATGGCCGACCTGGAAGACCTGGGTCTCATTACGAGCCCGCATACCTCGGCGGGGCGGGTGCCCACCCCGCGCGGTTATCGGCTGTTCGTCGACACCATGCTCACTGTGCATCCTGTGACTGGCACAGATGACGTCGGGGAAAATTTCAGGTCGCAGCTTGCCACCGTCGAGCCACAAAAGGTCATTGTGCAGGCGGCGCAACTGCTGTCGAATCTGTCCCATTTCGTCGGCGTGGTGATGAGCCCACGGCGCAATGCGGCGTTCCGGCACATCGAATTCCTGCGCCTTTCGGAGCAGCGCATTTTGGTCATTCTTGTCGATGCCGGCGGCGATGTGCAAAACCGCATCATTCTGACGGACCAGCCCTACACCCAGAGCCAGTTGACGGAGGCCGCCAATTACCTCAATGCCAATTACAGCGGCCTGAGTTTCGAACAAGTCGCGGGGCATCTTCGCGGCGAGGTGGAACATTTGCGCAGCGAAATCGTCACGTTGATGCAGGCAGCCGTTGCCGTAGGCAGCCAAGCGCTGGCCGAACAACAGGAACAGGTTGTCATCTCCGGGCAGCAGCAGCTGCTCAACGTGGAGGATCTTTCCGGTAACCTCGCCAGTCTGCGCCGCCTGTTTGACCTTTTTGAACAGAAATCACACCTGCTCAAGTTGCTCGACGTTTCGGCGCGTGCCGAGGGGGTGCGCATTTATATTGGCGGCGAAAATGATGTCGTGCCGTTCGAGGAACTCTCGGTGATCACGGCACCCTACGAGGTCGACGGCAAAGTGGTGGGCACGCTCGGTGTCATTGGCCCAACCCGCATGGCCTATGATCGGATGATCCAGATCGTCGACATTACCGCCAAGCTTGTGAGCAACGCGCTGAGCCAGCGCTGA
- a CDS encoding universal stress protein: MNPTIRCLLPIDGSPFTQRAVDFLLQRLAWWRELPQVDLLHVEPPVGTALARSYLSREVLDGYYAEQSEAVLAPAQSALAASGLDVRPHHLVGDAAARITQFALEHAIDLIVMGSHGHTALGGVALGSVATKVLASCRVPVLIVR; this comes from the coding sequence ATGAACCCGACAATTCGCTGCCTTCTCCCGATTGATGGATCGCCTTTCACGCAACGCGCGGTGGATTTTCTCCTGCAGCGGCTTGCGTGGTGGCGGGAGTTGCCGCAGGTGGATTTGCTCCACGTCGAACCGCCTGTGGGGACGGCGCTGGCACGCTCCTATCTTTCGCGCGAGGTGCTCGATGGCTATTACGCCGAGCAAAGTGAGGCGGTTCTGGCTCCCGCGCAATCCGCCTTGGCTGCTTCTGGCCTGGACGTGCGGCCCCACCATCTGGTGGGCGATGCGGCGGCACGCATCACCCAGTTCGCGCTTGAACATGCGATTGACCTGATCGTCATGGGCTCGCACGGTCACACGGCTCTCGGCGGTGTGGCCCTTGGTTCGGTCGCGACCAAGGTGTTGGCTTCGTGCCGCGTACCGGTGCTGATTGTGCGATGA